The proteins below come from a single Pseudomonas chlororaphis genomic window:
- a CDS encoding membrane protein encodes MIAQLPAVAPAAHYPEFLEALRASGFRGHLSADYATRTVLATDNSIYQRLPQAAVFPLDADDVARIARLMAEPRFRQIKLTPRGGGTGTNGQSLTDGLVVDLSRHMNTILEINVAERWVRVQAGVVKDQLNAALKPHGLFFAPELSTSNRATVGGMINTDASGQGSCTYGKTRDHVLELHSVLLGGERLHSQPLSDAELTQACAEPGRIGEVYRTARQIHDTQADLIESVFPKLNRCLTGYDLAHLRDEQGRFNLNSVLCGAEGSLGFVVEAKLNVLPIPHYSVLVNVRYGSFMDALRDANALLAHEPLSIETVDSRVLMLAMKDIVWHSVAEYFPADAERPTLGINLVEFSGDDAAQVNARVAAFVEHLQSDKTIERLGHTLAEGAAAVNRVYAMRKRSVGLLGNVEGEVRPQPFVEDTAVPPERLADYIAEFRALLDSHGLSYGMFGHVDAGVLHVRPALDMKDPAQAALVKPISDAVAALTQRYGGLLWGEHGKGLRSEYVPAFFGELYPALQSLKGAFDPHNQFNPGKICTPPDASEGLLKVNEVTLRGELDRQIDERVWQSYGTAMHCNGNGACYNFDPDDAMCPSWKATRERQHSPKGRASLMREWLRLQGAANVDVLEAARDGASWLKGLPTRLRNNRARSQGEADFSHEVYDAMAGCLACKSCAGQCPVKVNVPEFRSRFLQLYHGRYQRPLRDYLIGSLEFTIPYMAYAPGLYNAVMGSKWLSRLLARQVGMVDSPLISRYNLQATLTRCKVAVASVPALRELSAAQRERSVVLVQDAFTRYFETPLLAAFIELAHRLGYRVFLAPYSANGKPLHVQGFLGAFNQAAIRNATQLQALADCAVPLVGLDPAMTLVYRQEYQKVPGLDACPKVLLPQEWLVDAVAPQTAPVARTFRLLAHCTEKTNAPASTAQWQTVFAQLGLKLVTEATGCCGMSGTYGHEVRNQDSSRTIFEQSWADKLDKEDEALATGYSCRSQVKRLADKQLRHPLEVVLEQVLAGQTQKAG; translated from the coding sequence ATGATCGCCCAATTGCCGGCCGTTGCCCCTGCGGCCCATTACCCGGAATTTCTCGAGGCCCTGCGCGCCAGCGGCTTTCGTGGCCACCTGAGTGCCGACTACGCCACCCGTACCGTGCTGGCGACCGACAACTCGATCTACCAGCGCCTGCCGCAAGCCGCGGTCTTTCCCCTGGACGCCGATGACGTCGCGCGCATTGCCCGGCTGATGGCCGAACCGCGCTTTCGCCAGATCAAACTGACGCCACGAGGGGGAGGCACTGGCACCAACGGCCAGTCCCTCACCGACGGCCTCGTGGTCGACCTGTCGCGGCACATGAACACCATCCTTGAGATCAACGTGGCCGAGCGCTGGGTGCGGGTGCAAGCGGGCGTGGTCAAGGACCAGCTCAACGCTGCGCTCAAGCCCCATGGGTTGTTCTTCGCCCCGGAGCTGTCCACCTCCAACCGCGCCACCGTGGGCGGCATGATCAACACCGATGCCAGCGGCCAGGGCAGTTGCACCTACGGCAAGACCCGCGATCATGTGCTGGAACTGCACAGCGTGCTGCTCGGCGGTGAGCGCCTGCACAGCCAGCCGCTGTCCGACGCCGAGCTGACGCAGGCCTGCGCCGAGCCCGGGCGCATCGGCGAGGTGTACCGCACCGCGCGGCAGATCCACGACACCCAGGCCGACTTGATCGAGTCGGTGTTCCCCAAGCTCAACCGTTGCCTGACCGGTTACGACCTGGCGCACCTGCGCGATGAGCAGGGGCGTTTCAACCTCAACAGCGTGCTGTGCGGCGCCGAAGGCTCGCTGGGTTTCGTGGTCGAGGCCAAGCTCAACGTGCTGCCGATTCCCCACTATTCGGTGCTGGTGAACGTGCGCTACGGCAGCTTCATGGACGCCCTGCGCGATGCCAATGCGTTGCTGGCCCACGAGCCGCTGTCGATCGAAACCGTGGATTCGCGGGTGCTGATGCTGGCGATGAAGGACATCGTCTGGCACAGCGTCGCCGAATACTTTCCGGCAGACGCCGAGCGCCCGACCCTGGGCATCAACCTGGTGGAATTCAGCGGCGACGACGCCGCCCAGGTGAATGCTCGCGTGGCGGCGTTCGTGGAGCACCTGCAAAGCGACAAGACCATCGAGCGCCTGGGCCATACGCTGGCCGAAGGCGCCGCGGCGGTGAACCGCGTCTATGCCATGCGCAAGCGCTCGGTGGGCTTGCTGGGTAACGTCGAGGGCGAGGTTCGCCCGCAACCGTTCGTGGAGGACACGGCGGTCCCGCCGGAGCGGCTCGCCGACTACATCGCCGAGTTCCGCGCATTGCTTGACAGCCACGGCTTGAGCTACGGCATGTTCGGCCACGTCGACGCCGGGGTGCTGCACGTACGCCCCGCCCTGGACATGAAGGACCCGGCCCAGGCCGCGCTGGTCAAGCCGATTTCCGATGCCGTGGCCGCACTCACCCAACGCTACGGTGGCTTGCTGTGGGGTGAGCATGGTAAGGGCCTGCGCTCGGAATACGTGCCGGCGTTCTTTGGCGAACTGTACCCGGCGTTGCAATCGCTCAAGGGCGCATTCGACCCTCACAACCAGTTCAACCCCGGCAAGATCTGCACGCCGCCGGACGCCAGCGAAGGCCTGCTCAAGGTCAACGAAGTGACCCTGCGCGGTGAACTGGATCGGCAAATCGACGAGCGCGTGTGGCAAAGCTACGGCACCGCCATGCACTGCAATGGCAACGGCGCCTGCTACAACTTCGACCCCGACGACGCCATGTGCCCGTCGTGGAAAGCCACCCGCGAACGCCAGCACTCGCCCAAGGGCCGGGCGTCGTTGATGCGCGAGTGGTTGCGCCTGCAAGGCGCGGCCAATGTCGATGTACTGGAGGCGGCACGTGACGGAGCGTCCTGGCTCAAAGGCTTGCCGACGCGGTTGCGCAACAACCGTGCGCGGTCACAGGGCGAGGCGGATTTCTCCCATGAAGTCTACGACGCCATGGCCGGCTGCCTGGCCTGCAAATCCTGCGCGGGGCAGTGCCCGGTCAAGGTCAACGTGCCGGAGTTCCGCTCGCGTTTCCTGCAGCTCTACCATGGCCGCTACCAACGGCCGCTGCGCGACTACCTCATCGGCTCGCTGGAATTCACCATCCCCTACATGGCTTACGCACCGGGTCTGTACAACGCGGTAATGGGCTCCAAATGGCTGAGCCGGCTGCTCGCGCGCCAGGTCGGCATGGTCGACAGTCCGCTGATCAGTCGCTACAACCTCCAGGCCACCTTGACCCGCTGCAAGGTCGCCGTCGCCAGCGTGCCCGCCCTGCGTGAGTTGAGCGCCGCACAACGTGAGCGAAGCGTGGTGCTGGTGCAGGACGCCTTCACCCGCTACTTCGAAACACCGCTGCTGGCGGCCTTCATCGAGCTGGCTCACCGCTTGGGCTACCGGGTTTTCCTTGCACCCTACAGCGCCAATGGCAAGCCGTTGCACGTGCAGGGGTTCCTCGGTGCCTTCAACCAGGCGGCGATCCGCAACGCCACCCAGCTCCAGGCCCTTGCCGACTGCGCGGTGCCCCTGGTGGGCCTCGACCCGGCCATGACCCTGGTCTATCGCCAGGAATACCAGAAGGTGCCGGGGCTCGACGCGTGCCCGAAGGTCTTGCTGCCCCAGGAGTGGCTCGTCGATGCGGTGGCGCCGCAGACGGCGCCCGTGGCGCGCACGTTCCGCTTGCTCGCACACTGCACGGAAAAGACCAACGCGCCCGCCAGCACGGCCCAATGGCAGACCGTGTTCGCCCAGTTGGGGCTCAAGCTGGTGACCGAGGCGACCGGCTGCTGCGGCATGTCCGGCACCTACGGGCATGAGGTTCGCAACCAGGACAGCTCGCGAACCATTTTCGAGCAGTCCTGGGCCGATAAGCTGGACAAGGAAGACGAAGCCTTGGCCACGGGCTATTCCTGCCGCAGCCAGGTGAAGCGCCTGGCGGACAAGCAGCTGCGTCACCCGCTGGAGGTGGTCTTGGAGCAGGTGTTGGCCGGGCAGACGCAAAAGGCTGGCTGA
- a CDS encoding LysR family transcriptional regulator: MNYRHLTPSMSLLLAFEAAARHESYTRAAVELSLTQSAVSRQVQALEEQLGLTLFRREGRQVRLTDVGRLYQREMSEALGRIRSATLQAMAYQSGSGTLRLATLPTFGSKWLLPRLHAFYKTHPGILVHINSRIDAIDFDTSDIDAAIVVGHADMPGLISHRLHAEELTVVISAQAAKAHQTWTPQRISEQMLLNVANNPTVWGDWFSHYNLPHRMMRLGPSFELTSHLIQAVKADIGIGLVPRILVADELANAELISLDLPVASRRSYYLTYPPRNEMLPSLRAFRSWLLEQI, from the coding sequence ATGAATTATCGCCACCTCACACCGTCCATGTCGCTGCTGCTGGCATTTGAAGCCGCGGCCCGGCATGAAAGCTATACCCGCGCCGCCGTGGAACTGTCGCTGACCCAAAGCGCCGTCAGTCGGCAGGTGCAGGCTCTGGAAGAACAATTGGGGCTGACGCTGTTTCGTCGTGAAGGCCGGCAGGTCCGGCTGACCGACGTCGGACGCCTGTACCAGCGGGAAATGAGTGAGGCGCTCGGGCGCATCCGTAGCGCGACACTTCAGGCGATGGCGTATCAGTCCGGCAGTGGCACCTTGCGCCTGGCGACATTGCCGACGTTCGGTTCGAAGTGGCTGCTGCCGCGGCTGCATGCGTTCTACAAGACCCACCCCGGCATCCTGGTGCACATCAACTCCCGGATCGATGCCATCGACTTCGACACCAGCGACATCGATGCCGCCATCGTCGTCGGCCATGCCGATATGCCCGGCCTGATCAGCCATCGCCTGCACGCCGAAGAACTGACCGTGGTCATTTCCGCGCAAGCGGCCAAGGCCCATCAGACATGGACCCCCCAGCGGATCAGCGAACAGATGCTGCTCAACGTCGCGAACAACCCCACCGTCTGGGGCGACTGGTTCAGCCATTACAACCTGCCCCACCGCATGATGCGCCTGGGCCCCAGCTTCGAACTCACCTCTCACCTGATCCAGGCGGTGAAGGCGGACATCGGCATCGGCCTGGTACCGCGCATCCTGGTGGCCGATGAGCTGGCCAACGCCGAACTGATCAGCCTTGACCTGCCGGTCGCCAGCCGCCGCAGCTATTACCTGACCTACCCGCCCCGCAACGAAATGCTGCCGTCGCTGCGGGCGTTCCGTAGCTGGTTGCTGGAGCAGATCTGA